The following are encoded together in the Candidatus Methylomirabilis oxygeniifera genome:
- a CDS encoding Protein of unknown function (Evidence 5 : No homology to any previously reported sequences), which yields MQDAWVEQMEQTLNPMSVPMDNPIGTIESKDRQAILAALLVHLWHGYRKMRDCLTELEDAMLQGNREQARSLLLQIKRFCGTSFRYEEDAVLPALDHHIGSEQLRELTAAHDLVIRHVRRLEGLLSTSPGGEEQIEQGRMLIHALLMQVACTAGLTLLIETLPQDALIRILQARERALVEGKDLYEWDKDIRG from the coding sequence ATGCAAGACGCCTGGGTTGAGCAGATGGAGCAGACGCTGAATCCGATGTCAGTCCCGATGGATAATCCCATCGGCACCATAGAGTCAAAGGATCGTCAGGCGATCCTGGCCGCCCTGCTCGTCCACCTCTGGCATGGCTACCGCAAGATGCGGGATTGCCTGACGGAGCTGGAAGACGCCATGCTGCAGGGCAATCGTGAGCAGGCCCGGTCGCTCCTCCTGCAGATCAAGAGATTTTGCGGGACGTCGTTTCGCTATGAGGAGGATGCGGTCCTGCCTGCGCTCGATCATCACATCGGCAGTGAACAGCTTCGTGAACTGACAGCAGCCCACGATCTGGTGATTCGGCACGTTCGCAGACTGGAGGGACTGCTCTCAACGTCTCCAGGCGGAGAAGAACAGATTGAGCAGGGTCGAATGCTGATCCACGCGTTGCTGATGCAGGTGGCCTGCACGGCAGGTCTGACACTGCTGATTGAAACCCTGCCGCAGGATGCATTGATTCGGATCCTGCAGGCCCGCGAGCGCGCCCTGGTCGAGGGAAAAGATCTGTATGAATGGGACAAAGACATTCGTGGCTAA
- the narG gene encoding Nitrate reductase, alpha chain; may be more similar to a nitrite oxidoreductase (Evidence 2b : Function of strongly homologous gene; Product type e : enzyme), producing MGWIQDLFKPERREWEDFYRNRWQYDRIVRSTHGVNCTGGCSWEVYVKDGIIVWEMQQTDYPMLEDKLPPYEPRGCQRGISASWYVYSPIRVKYPYIRGPLLDFWREAKQQHENPVEAWRSIVEDESKRKRYQRARGKGGFRRASWDEALEIVAAACLYTAKKYGPDRLFSFSPIPAMSYLSYAAGSRFTQLFGGASMSFYDWYADLPNQFPETWGDQTDVCESADWYNSKFIVSVGANLNMTRTPDVHFISEGRYEGAKFVVVAPDFNQVAKYSDWWIPVKAGEDNAMWMAVNHVILKEFHADRTIDYFIDYLTRYSDGPFLVKLDTASDGSVKPGRLLTAGEIERYSGEEHNAWKFLIQDSLSGELRSPKGAVGHHWGSRKGRWNLKLEDSLDDSRIDPQLSFLNQCDEVMQVKIYDFAGKRYLLRGVPVRHVPTKDGPMPVATVYDLLFAHYGVSRGLPGDYPTSYDDTVPYTPAWQEPITGIGRETIIRFAREFAGNAEKTRGKSMVIIGASANHWYNNNLVYRGPSTALILCGCCGVNGGGLNHYVGQEKLTLAAAWKPVAFANDWLKPPRLQQTPLWHYIMSDQWRYEGEFTEYAPLPNDVKWAKGHAADHVARSVRLGWMPFYPQFNRNPIEVIREAEQAGAKSAEEIVQYVLDAIRTGTLELSVENPDAPENWPRVWLIWRGNAIQSSAKGHEFFLRHYLGTHHNLIAQERVNGTAKDVKATGKAPEGKMDLVVDINFRMDTSAVYSDIVLPTAFWYEKDDLNTTDLHSFIHNLGKAVDPPWEARSDFDIFKALAKRVSEMAGYAFDGPVKDLVAAPLSANCPDEMAQREVVDWKGQNDPLEPGRNFPHLKIVERDYSKLYQKFISFGRKVREDGLTGHNWGPIPIGKFYDELLEYPEGGSPDPRHKRTVSWGGQKYPSLETALDAANLILHLSPETNGEICYEGFKAKGELVGVELADMAEGHRSLRLNFGDLKRQPRRTLISPCWSGMTNDGRAYSAWTMMVERLVPWRTLTGRQHLYLDHPYFIDFGENLPTYKPKLDPVLIHDITESGQDERALLLNYITPHGKWNIHSTYKDNHRMLTLSRGMDPIWINDKDAARVGLKDNDWVEVYNDNGVVVTRANVSSRVQSGTCLYYHAVERTIYVPKSQLRGRRAGGHNSLTRTRVNPVQLAGGYGQWSYGFNSLGPIGIMTRNTYCLVRKMDKLQWD from the coding sequence CAGTACGACCGGATCGTGCGCAGCACCCACGGTGTCAACTGCACCGGCGGATGTTCCTGGGAGGTGTACGTCAAGGATGGGATTATCGTATGGGAGATGCAGCAGACCGACTACCCCATGCTCGAGGACAAGCTGCCCCCGTACGAACCTCGCGGATGTCAGCGCGGTATCTCCGCCTCCTGGTATGTGTACAGTCCCATCCGGGTGAAATACCCGTATATCCGCGGCCCGCTGCTCGATTTCTGGAGGGAGGCGAAGCAGCAGCATGAGAATCCGGTTGAAGCCTGGCGGTCTATCGTCGAAGACGAATCCAAACGCAAACGGTATCAACGGGCGCGCGGCAAGGGCGGATTCCGGCGTGCGTCGTGGGACGAGGCGTTGGAGATCGTGGCGGCCGCCTGCCTGTATACCGCGAAGAAATACGGACCGGACCGGCTGTTCAGCTTCTCGCCCATTCCTGCCATGTCGTATCTGTCGTATGCCGCCGGTTCACGATTCACCCAGCTCTTCGGCGGCGCCAGCATGAGCTTTTACGACTGGTACGCGGATCTGCCCAACCAGTTCCCGGAGACCTGGGGCGATCAAACCGACGTCTGCGAAAGCGCGGATTGGTACAACTCGAAGTTCATCGTGTCGGTGGGGGCCAACCTGAACATGACCCGCACGCCCGATGTCCATTTTATCTCCGAGGGCCGCTACGAAGGGGCCAAGTTCGTCGTGGTGGCCCCGGACTTCAACCAGGTCGCGAAATACTCCGACTGGTGGATCCCTGTGAAGGCCGGCGAGGACAACGCCATGTGGATGGCTGTCAACCACGTGATCCTCAAAGAGTTTCACGCCGACCGGACGATCGACTACTTCATCGATTACCTGACGCGCTATTCAGACGGTCCGTTTCTCGTCAAGCTGGACACGGCATCGGATGGAAGCGTCAAACCCGGCCGCCTGCTGACTGCGGGGGAAATCGAGCGTTACAGCGGCGAAGAACACAATGCCTGGAAATTTCTTATTCAGGACAGCCTTTCGGGCGAGTTGCGCAGTCCGAAGGGCGCTGTCGGTCACCACTGGGGCAGCAGGAAAGGCAGATGGAACCTCAAGCTGGAGGATTCGCTCGACGACTCCCGGATCGACCCGCAGCTCAGTTTCCTCAATCAGTGCGATGAGGTGATGCAGGTCAAGATCTACGATTTTGCCGGGAAGCGGTATCTGTTGCGCGGGGTGCCCGTGCGCCATGTGCCCACAAAGGACGGCCCGATGCCGGTGGCCACCGTCTACGACCTGCTGTTCGCGCATTATGGCGTCTCGCGCGGGCTCCCCGGCGATTACCCCACGAGTTACGACGACACCGTGCCTTACACGCCCGCCTGGCAGGAGCCCATCACCGGGATCGGGCGAGAGACGATCATCCGCTTCGCCCGAGAGTTCGCCGGCAACGCCGAGAAGACCCGCGGCAAATCGATGGTGATCATCGGCGCCAGCGCCAACCACTGGTACAACAACAACCTTGTCTACCGTGGGCCGTCCACCGCGCTGATCCTGTGCGGCTGCTGCGGCGTGAACGGCGGGGGACTCAACCATTACGTCGGACAGGAGAAACTGACACTGGCCGCAGCATGGAAACCTGTCGCCTTCGCGAACGACTGGTTGAAACCCCCGCGCCTCCAGCAGACCCCCTTGTGGCATTACATTATGAGCGATCAGTGGCGGTACGAGGGGGAGTTTACGGAATACGCCCCGCTGCCGAATGACGTCAAGTGGGCAAAGGGGCATGCCGCAGATCATGTGGCCCGCTCCGTTCGCCTTGGCTGGATGCCGTTTTACCCGCAGTTCAACAGGAATCCGATCGAGGTCATTCGTGAGGCGGAGCAGGCCGGCGCAAAGAGTGCGGAGGAGATCGTGCAATACGTACTCGACGCGATCAGGACGGGCACGCTCGAACTCTCCGTCGAGAACCCGGATGCTCCGGAGAACTGGCCGAGGGTCTGGCTGATCTGGCGTGGAAACGCCATTCAATCCAGCGCCAAGGGTCACGAGTTCTTTCTGCGCCACTACCTGGGCACCCATCACAACCTGATCGCCCAGGAACGGGTGAATGGAACCGCCAAGGACGTCAAGGCGACAGGGAAGGCCCCGGAAGGCAAGATGGACCTGGTGGTGGACATCAACTTCCGCATGGATACCTCGGCCGTCTATTCCGACATCGTCCTTCCCACCGCCTTCTGGTACGAGAAAGACGACCTGAACACGACCGACCTGCACTCGTTCATTCACAACCTCGGGAAGGCCGTCGATCCGCCCTGGGAGGCCAGGAGTGATTTCGACATCTTCAAGGCGTTGGCCAAGCGAGTCTCGGAGATGGCCGGGTATGCATTTGACGGTCCCGTGAAGGACCTGGTCGCCGCCCCGCTCAGCGCCAATTGCCCGGACGAGATGGCTCAGCGGGAGGTCGTGGACTGGAAGGGTCAGAACGATCCGCTCGAACCCGGTCGCAATTTTCCCCATCTGAAGATCGTCGAACGCGATTACTCGAAGCTCTATCAGAAATTCATCTCGTTCGGGCGGAAGGTGCGCGAGGACGGGCTGACCGGCCACAATTGGGGCCCCATTCCCATCGGGAAATTCTACGACGAACTGCTGGAGTACCCAGAGGGAGGATCTCCGGACCCCCGCCACAAGCGGACGGTCTCATGGGGCGGGCAGAAGTACCCCTCGCTCGAAACGGCGCTGGATGCCGCCAACCTGATCCTGCACCTGTCGCCGGAAACCAACGGCGAAATCTGCTACGAAGGCTTCAAGGCCAAAGGGGAACTGGTCGGGGTGGAGCTTGCGGACATGGCCGAAGGCCACCGCAGCCTGCGGCTGAACTTCGGCGATCTGAAACGGCAGCCCAGGCGCACGCTGATCTCTCCCTGCTGGAGCGGGATGACCAACGACGGACGCGCCTACTCCGCCTGGACGATGATGGTGGAGCGGCTTGTGCCCTGGCGCACGCTGACCGGCCGCCAGCATCTGTATCTTGATCACCCCTATTTCATCGACTTCGGCGAGAACCTGCCGACCTACAAGCCAAAACTCGACCCGGTCCTGATCCATGACATCACCGAAAGCGGACAGGATGAACGCGCGCTGCTCCTGAACTACATTACGCCCCACGGCAAGTGGAACATCCACTCCACCTACAAAGATAATCACCGCATGCTCACCTTGTCGCGGGGCATGGATCCGATCTGGATCAACGATAAAGACGCCGCCCGCGTGGGCCTCAAGGATAACGACTGGGTAGAGGTCTACAACGACAACGGCGTGGTGGTCACCCGGGCCAATGTCAGCTCCCGTGTCCAGTCCGGCACCTGCCTGTATTATCACGCGGTCGAACGGACGATCTACGTGCCGAAGTCACAGCTTCGCGGACGGCGGGCCGGTGGCCACAACAGCCTGACCCGCACGCGGGTGAACCCGGTCCAGCTCGCCGGGGGATACGGCCAGTGGTCGTACGGATTCAACTCACTAGGACCGATCGGGATCATGACGCGCAACACCTACTGTCTGGTGCGCAAAATGGACAAACTACAATGGGATTAA
- the narH gene encoding Nitrate reductase, beta subunit; may be more similar to nitrite oxidoreductase (Evidence 2b : Function of strongly homologous gene; Product type e : enzyme), translated as MDPRAQVSMVFHLDKCIGCHTCSVACKNIWTDREGAEYMWWNNVETKPGTGYPTRWEDQERYKGGFEQNGDELRLRLQGRLGALANIFFNPYLPTVDEYYEPFDYDYEKLFSAPEGDDQPAVRAKSMISGEYMEIEAGPNWDDDLGGSPVYAKNDPNLKNLTEAERASLNEIERMVFFYLPRICNHCANPGCVAACPAGAIYKRGEDGIVLIGQDKCRAWRMCISGCPYKKPYFNWKTGKSEKCILCYPRLESGQPPACFHSCVGRIRYLGVLLYDADQIRSAAGVPDDRLVDAQREMVLNPHDEQVVAAAKRNGIGDDMIEAARNSPVYKFFKQWRIALPLHPEFRTLPMLFYVPPLQPLQATIREATGAYEIDGTGAEGMAPQFNLILEKARVPIKYLASLFAAGNERLIEDVMKRLITVRMFKRWQTVVDLNDADVARALADADMTPEEAEAIFRLTSLPTYEERFVVPPLKREQSIESTRDPLTQKREAGFTRFPGSQKEPARGW; from the coding sequence ATGGATCCTCGTGCGCAGGTATCAATGGTCTTCCACCTGGACAAATGTATCGGGTGCCACACGTGTAGCGTGGCCTGCAAGAACATCTGGACCGACCGGGAAGGGGCCGAATACATGTGGTGGAACAATGTGGAGACCAAACCCGGTACCGGCTACCCGACCCGCTGGGAGGATCAGGAACGGTATAAAGGCGGATTCGAGCAGAATGGGGATGAGCTGAGACTCCGATTACAGGGCCGACTCGGTGCGCTGGCCAACATCTTCTTCAATCCCTACCTGCCTACGGTCGACGAGTATTACGAGCCGTTCGATTACGATTACGAGAAACTGTTTTCGGCGCCCGAGGGGGACGATCAGCCCGCGGTCCGGGCCAAATCGATGATCTCCGGCGAATACATGGAGATCGAGGCCGGCCCCAACTGGGACGATGATCTAGGCGGTTCCCCCGTCTACGCGAAGAACGATCCCAACCTGAAGAACCTCACTGAGGCGGAGCGAGCGTCGCTGAACGAAATCGAGCGGATGGTCTTCTTCTATCTGCCCCGGATCTGCAACCACTGCGCAAATCCCGGATGCGTGGCCGCCTGTCCGGCCGGCGCCATTTATAAACGGGGAGAGGACGGGATCGTGCTCATCGGCCAGGACAAATGCCGCGCCTGGAGGATGTGCATCTCGGGCTGCCCCTACAAGAAACCGTACTTCAACTGGAAGACCGGGAAGTCCGAGAAGTGCATTCTGTGTTACCCCAGGCTGGAAAGCGGACAGCCCCCCGCCTGTTTTCATTCGTGCGTGGGCCGGATTCGCTATCTGGGTGTGCTGCTGTACGATGCGGATCAGATCCGATCGGCGGCCGGCGTCCCCGATGATCGCCTGGTTGACGCTCAGCGGGAGATGGTGCTTAATCCGCACGACGAACAGGTCGTGGCGGCGGCCAAGCGCAACGGCATCGGCGACGATATGATCGAGGCTGCCAGAAACTCTCCCGTCTATAAATTCTTCAAGCAATGGAGGATCGCGCTACCCCTCCATCCGGAGTTTCGCACGCTGCCGATGCTGTTTTACGTGCCGCCGCTTCAGCCGCTTCAGGCGACGATCCGGGAAGCGACCGGGGCCTACGAGATCGATGGGACAGGCGCGGAGGGGATGGCGCCTCAGTTCAACCTGATCCTGGAGAAGGCCCGCGTCCCCATCAAGTATCTGGCAAGCCTGTTTGCGGCGGGCAACGAACGGTTGATCGAAGACGTGATGAAACGGCTGATTACAGTGCGGATGTTTAAGCGGTGGCAAACCGTCGTCGATCTCAACGACGCGGATGTCGCGCGAGCCCTGGCCGATGCCGATATGACACCGGAGGAGGCCGAGGCTATTTTCCGACTCACCTCGCTGCCCACGTATGAGGAACGGTTCGTTGTGCCGCCGCTCAAACGTGAGCAGTCTATCGAATCGACCCGCGATCCTCTCACACAGAAACGCGAGGCGGGGTTCACTCGTTTTCCCGGCAGTCAGAAAGAACCGGCACGGGGATGGTAG